Proteins encoded in a region of the Pieris rapae chromosome 12, ilPieRapa1.1, whole genome shotgun sequence genome:
- the LOC111002948 gene encoding protein FAN isoform X1, with protein sequence MSKSRFSMLLLEPGEIYFEDYSCSMYSENNLKNKNIPIIQGRLKLCSKSLVFEPRDLSSPLIKIHFKECIEILHVNDCDINNVIKFGMKQYCEMLEENVLAPYKFVYVSKDFYFALDFVSVDECLNQMHQLHRASTLHAPEHNSMIATILHSRYMRMVFDPVMMDDYTEKILCEYQVEKISPLVRHQGRLALTPTTLYFQPFSNIDCIPILKVSLGQIKRMYKRRFLLRQVGLEIYCSDDSAVSHIYLSFQSTKERDKLYNILETLPNVCLERVHIEEMTLQWQNGIVSNYDYLAYLNCLADRSKNDLTQYPVFPWVVADYISESLNLNDVETFRDLSKPMGALNCDRLEKLLERYNEMCDPKFMFGSHYSAPGLVLFYLVRKYPQYMLCLQNGRFDHPDRMFNSVKDVYNNCLRNMSDFKELVPEFYDTSTKGDFLVNIYDIDFGERHDGTKVGSVSLPPWAMSPEDFVNKLRLALESEYVSRHLHLWIDLIFGYKQRGEEAVKAYNVFHHVCYEGSVDLESIYDMNDRHALEVQIMEFGQVPKQLFTRPHVRKILTIPSPFKPVFEYKIECNDEIKLHKGGVTCVLRDGGRIVSVGKDGVLKVYDVGLKKQIRSVIFTTTPLSSCVMVDRNIVAVGAWDNEIYLYDVEYGRIIESFRAHDDSVSCLQWLEKERYLVSGGWDCVVRVWANVGKVGQALKGLKAEFDHDGKITTLGYRHRKFELDILAGTTDGEVYIWEFRTKDLLHKVKVHSQALYGVCFLSEDRVVTAGEDGDLIVTDLNVLHSVFEKRVCRGIHSLCCDGGNIVWLGADSRLLQWNMDTVTCLQDQPAHDGVISSIYFDIKTQSLITASADKSVKIWGLTKTS encoded by the exons ATGAGTAAATCGAG ATTTTCCATGTTGTTGTTGGAGCCAGGTGAGATCTATTTCGAAGATTATTCGTGTTCAATGTAcagtgaaaataatttaaaaaataaaaatatccctATAATACAGGGTCGTTTGAAATTATGCTCAAAATCTCTTGTTTTTGAACCAAGAGACTTATCCTCGCCTCTTATtaagatacattttaaagAATGCATAGAGATCTTGCATGTAAATGACtgtgatataaataatgtgaTAAAATTTGGGATGAAGCAGTATTGTGAAATGTTGGAGGAAAATGTTTTAGCACCTTATAAGTTTGTATATGTAAGCAAAGACTTTTATTTTGCTCTTGATTTTGTATCTGTTGATGAATGTTTAAATCAAATGCATCAATTGCACAGAGCTTCAACATTACATGCACCTGAACACAATAGCATGATAGCTACAATATTACACTCAAGATATATGAGAATGGTGTTTGATCCTGTCATGATGGATGATTATACTGAAAAAATTCTATGTGAATATCAGGTTGAAAAGATATCTCCTCTAGTTCGACATCAGGGACGGTTAGCCTTAACTCCAACTACTTTATACTTTCAACCTTTTAGTAATATAGATTGT aTTCCCATTTTAAAAGTAAGTCTTGGACAAATTAAAAGGATGTATAAAAGAAGATTTTTGCTGAGGCAAGTT GGCCTAGAAATATATTGCTCTGATGATAGTGCAGTATCTCATATCTATCTATCATTTCAAAGTACTAAGGAAAGggataaattgtataatattcttgAAACATTACCAAATGTGTGTCTGGAGAGAGTCCACATTGAAGAGATGACATTACAATGGCAGAATGGAATTGTTTCAAATTATGATTACCTAGCCTATCTCAATTG TCTTGCAGATAGAAGTAAAAATGATCTCACACAATACCCAGTGTTTCCTTGGGTGGTAGCCGACTACATATCTGAAAGTTTGAATTTGAACGATGTGGAGACATTTAGAGATTTATCTAAACCAATGGGAGCCCTCAACTGTGACCGTTTAGAAAAGTTACTGGAGAGATATAATGAAATGTGCGACCCAAAATTTATGTTTGGTTCTCATTATTCTGCCCCAGGCCttgttctattttattta gtAAGAAAATATCCACAGTACATGTTGTGTCTACAAAATGGACGATTCGATCATCCTGATAGAATGTTCAATTCGGTGAAGGATgtctataataattgtttaagaaATATGTCGGATTTTAAA GAATTGGTCCCCGAATTTTATGATACGAGTACAAAAGGTGATTTTCTAGtgaatatttatgatattgaCTTTGGCGAAAGGCACGATGGTACAAAGGTTGGTAGTGTCAGTCTGCCTCCTTGGGCGATGTCCCCTGAAgactttgtaaataaattgaggCTAGCTTTGGAGTCTGAATACGTTTCCCGGCATTTGCATTTATGGATTGATCTCATTTTTGGTTATAAGCAAAGAGGTGAAGAGGCTGTTAAGGCATATAATG TATTCCACCACGTCTGCTACGAAGGCTCAGTAGATCTCGAAAGCATATACGATATGAACGATAGACACGCTCTCGAAGTACAAATCATGGAGTTTGGTCAAGTTCCCAAACAACTATTCACAAGACCGCACGTACGGAAGATTTTAACTATACCCAGCCCCTTCAAACCGGTGTTCGAATACAAAATCGAATGCAACGATGAAATAAAACTCCATAAAGGGGGGGTCACTTGTGTTTTAAGGGATGGGGGGAGGATAGTGTCGGTGGGCAAAGATGGGGTGCTGAAGGTGTATGATGTGGGGTTGAAGAAGCAAATAAGAAGTGTCATTTTTACTACGACCCCGCTGAGTTCTTGTGTTATGGTCGATCGGAATATTGTCGCTGTTGGCGCTTGGGATAATGAAAT atatCTTTATGACGTGGAATATGGAAGGATTATAGAAAGTTTTCGTGCTCACGATGATTCTGTCAGTTGCCTACAGTGGCTGGAAAAag aGCGTTACCTAGTATCAGGGGGTTGGGATTGCGTGGTCCGTGTTTGGGCAAATGTGGGCAAGGTTGGCCAAGCGCTAAAAGGGTTAAAAGCTGAATTCGACCATGACGGAAAGATCACTACATTGGGTTATAg ACATCGAAAATTTGAACTCGATATACTAGCTGGTACAACAGATGGTGAGGTCTACATATGGGAATTTCGTACTAAGGACCTCCTACACAAGGTCAAAGTACACTCACAAGCTTTGTACGGGGTGTGCTTTCTGTCTGAGGACCGAGTTGTCACTGCTGGCGAAGACGGGGACTTGATTGTGACGGATCTCAATGTATTGCACTCG GTATTTGAAAAGCGAGTATGCCGTGGTATACATTCGCTTTGCTGCGATGGTGGTAATATTGTCTGGCTTGGAGCTGACTCAAGATTACTCCAGTGGAACATGGATACTGTCACGTGTCTCCAGGATCAACCAGCTCATGATG gCGTAATAAGCAGTATTTACTTCGATATAAAGACTCAATCTTTAATAACAGCAAGTGCAGATAAATCGGTAAAAATTTGGGGATTAACAAAAACTTCTTGA
- the LOC111002948 gene encoding protein FAN isoform X2, whose amino-acid sequence MIATILHSRYMRMVFDPVMMDDYTEKILCEYQVEKISPLVRHQGRLALTPTTLYFQPFSNIDCIPILKVSLGQIKRMYKRRFLLRQVGLEIYCSDDSAVSHIYLSFQSTKERDKLYNILETLPNVCLERVHIEEMTLQWQNGIVSNYDYLAYLNCLADRSKNDLTQYPVFPWVVADYISESLNLNDVETFRDLSKPMGALNCDRLEKLLERYNEMCDPKFMFGSHYSAPGLVLFYLVRKYPQYMLCLQNGRFDHPDRMFNSVKDVYNNCLRNMSDFKELVPEFYDTSTKGDFLVNIYDIDFGERHDGTKVGSVSLPPWAMSPEDFVNKLRLALESEYVSRHLHLWIDLIFGYKQRGEEAVKAYNVFHHVCYEGSVDLESIYDMNDRHALEVQIMEFGQVPKQLFTRPHVRKILTIPSPFKPVFEYKIECNDEIKLHKGGVTCVLRDGGRIVSVGKDGVLKVYDVGLKKQIRSVIFTTTPLSSCVMVDRNIVAVGAWDNEIYLYDVEYGRIIESFRAHDDSVSCLQWLEKERYLVSGGWDCVVRVWANVGKVGQALKGLKAEFDHDGKITTLGYRHRKFELDILAGTTDGEVYIWEFRTKDLLHKVKVHSQALYGVCFLSEDRVVTAGEDGDLIVTDLNVLHSVFEKRVCRGIHSLCCDGGNIVWLGADSRLLQWNMDTVTCLQDQPAHDGVISSIYFDIKTQSLITASADKSVKIWGLTKTS is encoded by the exons ATGATAGCTACAATATTACACTCAAGATATATGAGAATGGTGTTTGATCCTGTCATGATGGATGATTATACTGAAAAAATTCTATGTGAATATCAGGTTGAAAAGATATCTCCTCTAGTTCGACATCAGGGACGGTTAGCCTTAACTCCAACTACTTTATACTTTCAACCTTTTAGTAATATAGATTGT aTTCCCATTTTAAAAGTAAGTCTTGGACAAATTAAAAGGATGTATAAAAGAAGATTTTTGCTGAGGCAAGTT GGCCTAGAAATATATTGCTCTGATGATAGTGCAGTATCTCATATCTATCTATCATTTCAAAGTACTAAGGAAAGggataaattgtataatattcttgAAACATTACCAAATGTGTGTCTGGAGAGAGTCCACATTGAAGAGATGACATTACAATGGCAGAATGGAATTGTTTCAAATTATGATTACCTAGCCTATCTCAATTG TCTTGCAGATAGAAGTAAAAATGATCTCACACAATACCCAGTGTTTCCTTGGGTGGTAGCCGACTACATATCTGAAAGTTTGAATTTGAACGATGTGGAGACATTTAGAGATTTATCTAAACCAATGGGAGCCCTCAACTGTGACCGTTTAGAAAAGTTACTGGAGAGATATAATGAAATGTGCGACCCAAAATTTATGTTTGGTTCTCATTATTCTGCCCCAGGCCttgttctattttattta gtAAGAAAATATCCACAGTACATGTTGTGTCTACAAAATGGACGATTCGATCATCCTGATAGAATGTTCAATTCGGTGAAGGATgtctataataattgtttaagaaATATGTCGGATTTTAAA GAATTGGTCCCCGAATTTTATGATACGAGTACAAAAGGTGATTTTCTAGtgaatatttatgatattgaCTTTGGCGAAAGGCACGATGGTACAAAGGTTGGTAGTGTCAGTCTGCCTCCTTGGGCGATGTCCCCTGAAgactttgtaaataaattgaggCTAGCTTTGGAGTCTGAATACGTTTCCCGGCATTTGCATTTATGGATTGATCTCATTTTTGGTTATAAGCAAAGAGGTGAAGAGGCTGTTAAGGCATATAATG TATTCCACCACGTCTGCTACGAAGGCTCAGTAGATCTCGAAAGCATATACGATATGAACGATAGACACGCTCTCGAAGTACAAATCATGGAGTTTGGTCAAGTTCCCAAACAACTATTCACAAGACCGCACGTACGGAAGATTTTAACTATACCCAGCCCCTTCAAACCGGTGTTCGAATACAAAATCGAATGCAACGATGAAATAAAACTCCATAAAGGGGGGGTCACTTGTGTTTTAAGGGATGGGGGGAGGATAGTGTCGGTGGGCAAAGATGGGGTGCTGAAGGTGTATGATGTGGGGTTGAAGAAGCAAATAAGAAGTGTCATTTTTACTACGACCCCGCTGAGTTCTTGTGTTATGGTCGATCGGAATATTGTCGCTGTTGGCGCTTGGGATAATGAAAT atatCTTTATGACGTGGAATATGGAAGGATTATAGAAAGTTTTCGTGCTCACGATGATTCTGTCAGTTGCCTACAGTGGCTGGAAAAag aGCGTTACCTAGTATCAGGGGGTTGGGATTGCGTGGTCCGTGTTTGGGCAAATGTGGGCAAGGTTGGCCAAGCGCTAAAAGGGTTAAAAGCTGAATTCGACCATGACGGAAAGATCACTACATTGGGTTATAg ACATCGAAAATTTGAACTCGATATACTAGCTGGTACAACAGATGGTGAGGTCTACATATGGGAATTTCGTACTAAGGACCTCCTACACAAGGTCAAAGTACACTCACAAGCTTTGTACGGGGTGTGCTTTCTGTCTGAGGACCGAGTTGTCACTGCTGGCGAAGACGGGGACTTGATTGTGACGGATCTCAATGTATTGCACTCG GTATTTGAAAAGCGAGTATGCCGTGGTATACATTCGCTTTGCTGCGATGGTGGTAATATTGTCTGGCTTGGAGCTGACTCAAGATTACTCCAGTGGAACATGGATACTGTCACGTGTCTCCAGGATCAACCAGCTCATGATG gCGTAATAAGCAGTATTTACTTCGATATAAAGACTCAATCTTTAATAACAGCAAGTGCAGATAAATCGGTAAAAATTTGGGGATTAACAAAAACTTCTTGA
- the LOC111001850 gene encoding uncharacterized protein LOC111001850: MDGDSSTVQKVDCSTATIMEDRGEAVPPVISEETCVSDVNSEDLSSNEEQNGGSVSQFYESSDSKVDYAVKIDDNDTLSDVDDIKTDTASADSEDSALGSLPPDSTLNDREEDAQDRSDGSDSGLGSETVEDAKLPCFDLALPSTSDNKNNAEEATEPLKNIEHKETLNPENSEKEKSKTPLKSSLKRKLQDENNLEPFHKKRKESIKFDNVTVFYFPRAQGFSCVPSQGGSTLGMEWQHTHIQKFTLAEHALEQRRLHRQLLQQLKNERHSMSGVSLSSSEDSDTEEEASDISESELDLDSYYFLQPVPTRQRRVLLRAAGVRKIEGYEKDECRDIRTSREFCGCACKGVCNPNSCSCSLAGIKCQVDRLNFPCGCSRDGCGNTTGRIEFNPIRVRTHFINTLVRLGLEKKNEESQEAKRQWVAHAMTSAPQVVSHMPYDKEHCHNIQSTTVHSHNSANSQIETCINPGAFANINKDTVNTSRNEENKSQRNNQDVHILNFDDKSNHRNHDPYTSNILQGKGPPYSVPNTMNFNMSNNLQRYSCDLNYAYEQRADHGHAFKSLQSYSATSFEEFAQNSHISMFNPYGHIYSTEYMHKPSTSMSEHNSQYHQNNYEIYKNNCGSSEDKSDTNYTALMPYQSSNKLQSVDNDENWFSQNTLLNLDSAEQTTQDTCDASQPTQSDGNTNEVSENFGELIKKTMVESVIV, encoded by the coding sequence ATGGATGGAGATAGTTCAACTGTTCAAAAAGTAGACTGTAGCACTGCGACCATAATGGAAGACAGAGGAGAGGCAGTTCCACCTGTGATAAGTGAAGAAACTTGTGTCAGTGATGTAAATAGTGAAGACCTCAGTAGTAATGAGGAACAAAACGGTGGCAGTGTCTCTCAGTTTTATGAGAGTAGTGATAGTAAAGTAGATTATGCTGTAAAAATAGATGATAATGACACTTTAAGTGACGTAGATGATATCAAAACAGACACGGCGTCAGCGGATAGTGAAGATTCCGCTTTAGGTAGTCTTCCACCCGATTCCACACTTAATGATAGAGAAGAAGATGCACAAGATAGGTCAGATGGAAGCGATTCCGGCCTTGGATCAGAGACAGTAGAAGATGCGAAGTTACCATGTTTTGATTTAGCATTGCCGTCAACAAGTGACAATAAGAATAATGCCGAAGAAGCAACTGAACCActcaaaaatatagaacataagGAGACCCTTAATCCTGAGAATagtgaaaaagaaaaatcgaAAACACCTCTTAAGAGCAgtctaaaaagaaaattacaagACGAAAACAACTTAGAACCATTTCATAAAAAACGAAaagaatcaataaaattcGACAATGTcacagttttttattttccaagaGCACAAGGCTTTTCTTGTGTGCCATCTCAGGGTGGGTCTACATTGGGTATGGAATggcaacacacacacatacagaAATTTACTTTGGCCGAGCATGCCCTAGAACAAAGGAGATTACATCGACAGCTATTACAACAATTGAAAAATGAAAGACATTCAATGTCTGGAGTTTCACTGTCCTCCAGTGAAGATAGTGACACAGAAGAAGAAGCAAGTGACATATCGGAATCAGAATTAGATTTAGACAGCTATTATTTCTTACAACCGGTACCTACGCGGCAGAGACGAGTGTTGCTTCGAGCAGCAGGCGTTAGAAAAATAGAAGGTTACGAAAAAGATGAATGCAGAGATATCAGAACGTCACGCGAGTTTTGCGGTTGTGCATGTAAAGGAGTGTGTAATCCAAATAGTTGTTCATGTAGCTTAGCTGGTATTAAATGCCAAGTTGACAGGCTTAATTTTCCATGCGGATGTAGTAGAGATGGATGTGGAAACACAACAGGTCGTATCGAGTTCAATCCTATAAGAGTGCGaactcattttattaatactctCGTGAGATTGGGTCTTGAAAAAAAGAATGAAGAAAGCCAAGAAGCAAAACGCCAATGGGTAGCGCACGCTATGACCAGTGCTCCACAAGTTGTATCTCATATGCCATATGATAAAGAGCACTGCCACAATATTCAAAGTACTACAGTACACAGTCATAATTCTGCAAATTCGCAAATAGAAACTTGTATTAATCCAGGAGCATTTGCCAACATTAACAAAGATACCGTGAATACATCCAGaaatgaagaaaataaaagtcAAAGAAATAATCAAGACGttcacatattaaattttgatgaCAAATCTAACCATAGAAACCACGACCCCTATACGTCTAATATTCTTCAAGGAAAAGGTCCGCCTTACTCGGTACCTAAtacaatgaattttaatatgtcaaataatttacaaagataTTCATGCGATCTCAATTACGCTTACGAACAGCGTGCGGACCACGGCCATGCCTTTAAATCATTACAAAGTTACTCAGCAACAAGCTTTGAGGAATTCGCCCAGAACTCCCACATATCAATGTTCAATCCATATGGCCACATTTACTCAACAGAGTACATGCATAAACCTTCAACGAGTATGTCGGAGCACAATTCACAATACCATCAAAATAACTacgaaatttacaaaaataactgtGGAAGTAGCGAGGACAAATCTGATACAAATTACACAGCCCTAATGCCATATCAATCTAGCAATAAGTTGCAATCGGTAGATAACGATGAGAATTGGTTCAGTCAGAACACTTTATTAAACTTGGATAGTGCTGAACAAACCACACAAGACACTTGTGACGCATCACAGCCCACGCAATCTGATGGAAACACGAATGAAGTTTCGGAAAATTTTGgtgaattaattaagaaaactaTGGTAGAGTCTGTTATTGTGTAG
- the LOC111002739 gene encoding class E basic helix-loop-helix protein 22-like: protein MEGRRNWDGMPLGESHSPPQSVPGRRTPLGAVGLGGFYMQGGQPPPPQHCYPTDENQPEPGTSYGQRALGDGKSKQKMRQGKNVRLNINARERRRMHDLNDALDELRSVIPYAHSPSVRKLSKIATLLLAKNYILMQASALEELRRLVAYLQGTATAAGIVAPPGFDLAGLPATTKLLQPPSLGPPAPPDPPS, encoded by the exons ATGGAGGGGCGGAGGAATTGGGACGGCATGCCTTTAGGCGAATCGCACTCTCCTCCACAATCAGTGCCAGGCCGAAGGACCCCTTTGGGGGCTGTCGGTCTGGGCGGCTTCTATATGCAAGGAGGCCAGCCTCCGCCTCCACAACATTGCTATCCCACTGATGAAAACCAACCGGAACCAGGCACCAGCTATGGCCAACG GGCACTTGGTGATGGAAAATCGAAACAGAAAATGCGCCAGGGCAAAAACGTGAGGTTAAATATAAACGCTAGAGAGAGAAGACGAATGCACGATTTA aacGACGCATTAGATGAACTACGATCTGTGATTCCATATGCCCATTCGCCATCTGTTAGGAAACTGTCCAAAATTGCCACGCTACTGCTAGCCAAGAATTACATTCTTATGCAAGCCAGCGCACTCGAGGAGCTACGCAG ACTCGTTGCCTATCTCCAAGGAACTGCTACAGCCGCAGGCATCGTTGCCCCACCAGGCTTCGATCTAGCGGGTCTACCGGCAACTACTAAACTCCTTCAGCCACCATCGTTGGGACCACCAGCACCTCCTGATCCACCTTCTTGA